A region of the Exiguobacterium aurantiacum DSM 6208 genome:
CGCTCGCCTTGTTCATCATCATCAAACACCGGACAAACTGGCAGCGCATCCGTTCAGGCACGGAGCCGAAAGTGCCGCTGTTCCAAAAACGTAAATAATGGTTCGATGAACCGGTCGGCGGCCGCATGAGCGGAAGGCGGCCGGTTTCTCTGTTGAGGCGGGATACAGAAGAAGACGCGTGAGAATGCTGCAGCCTTTCAGTTGGCTTCATGTGGATTTCTGTTGATTTTAGCGATTATTCACGAAAAACATGTTGGATTTGCCCGTTCTTTACTTTCACTTTACGTTAAATTTACATCCGTTCGCTACACTAAGAAAGGAAGCGATTTTTGCGGAGGAGGCAGACTAGTGTCTTTAATTGGAGAAGAACGTAAACAAAAGATTGTCGAGTGGATTGAACGGGAAGGGAAAGTGAAGACGAGCGAGTTGATCGAGCGACTGAACGTCTCGGGGGAGTCGGTTCGACGTTACTTAGAGGAACTTGAAAAAGAGCATCGGATCAAACGGGTATACGGCGGCGCCGTTTTGCACCAGAGCGTATCCTTTCAACCGATGATGATCTCGAACATGGACGGTATCCGCCGCATCGCCTATACCGCGTTTCAACTCGTGGACGATGATGCCTTGATTTATATCGGTCATGGCGTGGCCCCTGAACAGGTGGCGGCACGTCTGCGTGGTCGCAACCTGACCGTCGTCACTCCCTCGCTCATGGTCGCAAAAGCGTTGTTCGAACAGCGGGCCAAAGGCGTGTTCACCGGTGATATTCAACTGCTCGGCGGTACGATTGATCCGAAACATCTCGTCACGGTCGGCGAACAAGTGTTGCAGCAATTAAAAACGTACGTGTTCGACATTGCCTTCATCTCGGTCGAAGGGGTCGACCCGACGCTCGGTTTGACGTGTGACGCCCATGGACTGGCCACGGTCTCTCAAGCGATCATGCAACAAAGCCGATCGTGTTATTTACTCGCCGATCATACGCAGTTCAATCAACAGAAACGCTATCGGGTCTCGGATTTTTCGGTCGTGACGACAGTCATCTCCGACTTCCCGGAGCCGGTAGAATGGAAACGGGAGCTGGCCGAGCACGAGGTTGAGTGGCGGTTTGCTCCATAATAAAGGAGGAAACGACATGATTGAAGTCATTGTGACGACGTTGAAAGAAGCGAGACAGGCAGAACGTTACGGAGCGGACAGGCTTGAACTTATTGCTGACATGAAGGCAGGAGGGACGACACCGAGCTTCGGGACGATTCGAAACGTCATCGAGCAGACGGGCATCCCGGTCCATGTCATGATACGCCCTCATGCCGACTCGTTCGTCTACAACGAAGACGATGAAGAGACGTTGCTCGCGGACGTTGGACTGTGTCGGGAACTCGGAGCCGCAGGAATTGTCTTTGGCGCGTTGACGGCTGATGGTAAAATCGATGAACGGCTCCTCGGTGAAGTGATTAAACATAAAGGGCACATGGCACTCACGTTCCATCGCGCCATCGATGAGGTGACAGACATGATTGCCGCCATCGAGGTACTCAATGAGTTTCCTGAAGTCGATCATGTCTTGACGTCCGGGGGAGCCGCGACGGCACGAGAAGGAATCAAGTCGCTCAAGGCGATGCTCGAATCGGCGGAGATGAATATCTTACCAGGAGCGGGGATCGACGCTGACAATG
Encoded here:
- a CDS encoding DeoR/GlpR family DNA-binding transcription regulator, with the protein product MSLIGEERKQKIVEWIEREGKVKTSELIERLNVSGESVRRYLEELEKEHRIKRVYGGAVLHQSVSFQPMMISNMDGIRRIAYTAFQLVDDDALIYIGHGVAPEQVAARLRGRNLTVVTPSLMVAKALFEQRAKGVFTGDIQLLGGTIDPKHLVTVGEQVLQQLKTYVFDIAFISVEGVDPTLGLTCDAHGLATVSQAIMQQSRSCYLLADHTQFNQQKRYRVSDFSVVTTVISDFPEPVEWKRELAEHEVEWRFAP
- a CDS encoding copper homeostasis protein CutC, translated to MIEVIVTTLKEARQAERYGADRLELIADMKAGGTTPSFGTIRNVIEQTGIPVHVMIRPHADSFVYNEDDEETLLADVGLCRELGAAGIVFGALTADGKIDERLLGEVIKHKGHMALTFHRAIDEVTDMIAAIEVLNEFPEVDHVLTSGGAATAREGIKSLKAMLESAEMNILPGAGIDADNVRELLETLDVSFVHVGSGVRTDGALDESKFRQMHERMKR